Proteins co-encoded in one Camelus bactrianus isolate YW-2024 breed Bactrian camel chromosome 6, ASM4877302v1, whole genome shotgun sequence genomic window:
- the LOC105082494 gene encoding cathepsin G-like gives MKSSTAAGDGAADSPAPTSPFLPLSGAQSLAGGSTSSNCLAGLPRKMRPLLLLVVLLLPPRARAGKIIGGQEARPHSFPYMAYVRGRTSVALITCGGFLVREDFVMTAAHCLGSQMNVILGAHNISRSESTQQQVSVRRAIRHPRYNQQNNQNDIMLLQLASRVRRNRAVMPVALPQSQSRLSPGTVCTATGWGLVGLNRRTDTLRVVQLRVQRDGECHRRFSFYTGQTQICVGDPREMKSAFLGDSGGPLVCNNMAQGIVSYGNQLGTPPAVFTRVSSFQHWIRRTMRRFAKRGPD, from the exons ATGAAATCTAGCACAGCAGCAGGGGATGGGGCTGCGGAttctccagcccccacctcccccttccttcctctctcaggGGCTCAAAGTCTGGCAGGAGGAAGCACCAGCAGCAACTGCCTGGCCGGCCTTCCCAGGAAGATGCGGCCACTCCTGCTCCTGGTGGTCTTGCTCCTGCCCCCCAGGGCGAGGGCAG GGAAGATCATCGGAGGACAAGAAGCCAGGCCCCATTCCTTCCCCTACATGGCATATGTTCGCGGCCGAACTTCAGTGGCTCTCATAACTTGTGGAGGATTCCTGGTGCGAGAAGACTTTGTCATGACAGCGGCTCACTGCTTGGGAAG CCAAATGAATGTGATCCTGGGGGCCCACAACATCAGCAGGTCTGAAAGCACCCAGCAGCAAGTATCTGTGCGCAGAGCCATCCGCCACCCCAGATACAATCAGCAGAACAACCAGAACGACATCATGTTACTGCAG CTGGCGAGCAGAGTCAGGCGGAATCGAGCCGTGATGCCAGTGGCCCTGCCTCAGAGCCAGAGCAGGCTGAGTCCGGGGACCGTGTGCACCGCGACCGGCTGGGGCCTGGTCGGCCTGAACAGGAGGACAGACACACTCCGGGTTGTGCAGCTGAGAGTGCAGAGGGATGGGGAGTGTCACAGACGCTTCAGTTTCTACACTGGCCAAACGCAGATTTGTGTGGgggacccaagagaaatgaagtcTGCCTTCCTG GGAGACTCTGGAGGCCCCCTGGTGTGTAACAACATGGCCCAGGGCATTGTCTCCTATGGAAATCAGTTGGGAACTCCTCCAGCAGTCTTCACCAGGGTTTCCAGCTTCCAGCACTGGATAAGGAGAACAATGAGACGCTTTGCAAAGCGGGGACCAGACTGA